The nucleotide sequence TGCATGACATATTACACATTAGCACTCGCCAATTAAACCCCCGCGTACACATACCCATAGTAGTGCATAAGTATTTTTGGATGGTGCTTATTCTGGAAGTCTGGGCTTGATTTCAGAGCGGTTACAGTCACAGAAAATCTCTGCTTCTTAACACGAGTGGCACAAGTTCATGGAACTGCATGTTATGGCCCAATATACTGAGAATCACAGTTCAAATTCATAACGAGTGAGATTAAAATGCATCGAGAACCCCCTCCAAGCTAGCTGCTAATCTATGTGGGCTGCAAAAGACCTACTTGAGAAAAGAGTTGAGATGAAGATTGGGTTTCTTTCAGCTCTGAACCTTTGATAATCTTCCAACCGTCGTCCTTCCCTCAGGTACCGCAAGTGTGGCTCGTGCGTGGAGCTCCACTTTCGATAATCTGGTGGAGCAGAAGATCTCCATCTTCTTCAAGGCCTCCATGTCTATGAGCGTTCCTGGGAAAGTGTTGGCGGATTACCCAGACCTTTTTGCCCTCATCCTGGTGCTTCTGCTCACTGGTGAGGACCTCTCCCAAAATCACAGCTTCTAACTCTCAGGCCTGCCACATTGTTTCCACATCATGACAGCGCTGAAATAACGGTGACGTTCCTCTCCTCACTCAGGACTGCTGGCCTTTGGCGTGAGCGAGTCGGCGTTGGTGAACAAGATTTTCACCGGAATCAACCTGGTGGTGCTGGGCTTCGTCATCATCTCCGGCTTTGTGAAAGGAGACTCCGCCAACTGGAACCTCACAGTGGAGGACTTCATGAACAGCACCAATGTCACCAATCCAGAGTAAGTTCTGCTGGGAAAAAAGActcccattttttattttaacagccatttagcagacgctcttatccagagcgacctacGCGaccttttatacattttttttttttaacattgtatccattttatgcagctggatatatactaaagcaatgcaggttaagtactttgctcaagggtacaacggcagtgtcctacccaggaatcgaaccaatgacctttcggttacaaactcagttttttacccactatacattacattacattacattacaggcatttagcagacgctcttatccagagcgacgtacaacaaagtgtatgaccataaccaggaacaagtatgacgaaaaccctagagagaagtaccggtccaagtacagggaacaaccgcatagttcactATGCCAATTAATTGAACAGTCACTGCggccttcctctctctctctctctcatcatgTTCCCTCATTCTCACTTGTTCTTTCTCTTGTGCTGTTTTTCCTCAGGACCATAGCGAGCATGTTTGGAAGCGGTGGCTTCGCTCCATTTGGCTTTAAAGGGATCCTGTCAGGCGCCGCCACCTGCTTCTATGCTTTTGTGGGGTTCGACTGCATCGCCACCACAAGTACGTCTATGACGCTAGTTCAGGAGATGCCCAATCGgtgtatttgtaattttttttgttttgatgtttatttgaagcccttgcagaaagaaaaatacattctttCATAGTTTTTCAAGCTTTGTCACAATTTCATTGTACATTACtatatttgttaattttctcaCTTAAAGGATTTTCCATTTCTGCAGTTGGTTTTCTCATATTCCCACAGATTATAATTCAGGATAGTGGCAACATAGTTACTGAAGTGCAAGATTGCATATATAAACTGAGTTGTGCTGTAGATGTAATAGTTTTTTGCGCAAAATGGCATTGCTGTTTCCATGTTGTAGCATTTGAGCTAACCTGACCCTTCCCACCCCCCTTCTTTAGGTGAGGAGGCGAAGAACCCCATGCGCTCCATCCCCATCGGCATCGTGGCCTCCCTGCTCATCTGCTTCTTTGCCTACTTCGGCGTGTCTGCCGCCCTCACCCTCATGATGCCGTACTACAGCCTGAACACCCAGAGCCCTCTGCCTGAGGCCTTCAGCCACGTGGGCTGGGGTCCTGCCCGCTACATCGTGGCCGTGGGCTCGCTCTGCGCCCTTTCcaccaggtcagtgtgtgtgcgtgtgtgcgcgtgtgcatttgcattacgttacgttacaggacatttggcagatgcttttatccaaagcgacgtacaatgaGTGcacaccaaaggtcattggaacaactacaaaacacaggtccgataaagtacaatattcattttgttaCAGTTGTTCATAGCCacgaacacattaagtccatcTCACACAATGagcattactctgacctaacctatgctaagtcaaactaggaggcattacaCGCTACAGCATCAAGACTATGAGCGTTTGCGTGTGGTTGTGCGCGGCGCCGCCGCGGGCGCTTCTCGGCGACTAACGCGGTTTCTCCTTCGGTCCCCCCAGTCTGCTGGGCTCCATGTTCCCCATGCCCCGGGTCATCTACGCCATGGCGGAGGACGGCCTGCTCTTCCGCTTCCTGTCCCGCATGAACGAGAAGACCAAGACCCCCATGCTGGCCACCATCGTGTCCGGTTTCGTGGCGGGTAAGGCCCCGACCGGACGAACGCGCGGAGACAAGCGCAAACGGACGCATCGATGGTGGACTAAcctcatccctctccctcccccacagctCTGATGGCTTTTCTCTTTGATTTGGCTGCTTTGGTGGACCTGATGTCAATCGGGACCCTGTTGGCCTACTCCTTGGTcgcagtgtgtgtgctcatcCTAAGGTCAGTGAAATTCAGACGATATGCAGTGCACACATGAATGCCAAACACGGCGTGCACACTGAATTCTTGATACAGAGCCACACTTGTAAATATGTCTGCGTGCAAGTACAGGCACAGAAATCAAAtgtgacgcacacacacagacacacgggcAAACTGGTTTAAAGGAGTCTTGCTAATGCTTTCAGTTATGTTGGCTCCAAGTGTAGCTGGCAGCTTAGGGTTTGATCTGTGTAGTTCCAGCGTAAATGTGGTGAATGTGCTCACCCTGGGAAACAGTGGCTCAGACGATCCACTTCTTTTCTAAATCCAACCTGACCACAATGGGACTTTTTGTTGGTGATTCAGAACGCCGTTGGGACGGTAAACGCACTTCCTTAATGTTTAACcgtccgtctctctgtctctctggacCAGGTACCAGCCAGGCAGCCTGAATTCTGCCAGTCAGAGCGAGAAGCTGGTGGAACTGATCGGGGAGGAGAAGGTTGCCATGACGGCGGGAGACAGCACCGACGAGGACAGCCCCGAGCTGGAGAGCCGCCGCCCCCTGAAGGAGAGGTTCTCCTGGAGGCTCCTGCTGAACCCCATCTGCGATTCCCCGACCAAGACCTCGGGCACCATCGTATACGTCACCACGGCGATCATCTGTGAGTGCACCACTTC is from Anguilla anguilla isolate fAngAng1 chromosome 9, fAngAng1.pri, whole genome shotgun sequence and encodes:
- the LOC118236226 gene encoding cationic amino acid transporter 3-like translates to MVEKMSSFGKMLLRRRMLDLSQEETRFFRCLTTLDLIALGVGSTLGAGVYVLAGEVAREKAGPAIVLCFLIAALSSVLAGLCYAEFGARVPKTGSAYLYSYVTVGEIWAFITGWNLILSYVIGTASVARAWSSTFDNLVEQKISIFFKASMSMSVPGKVLADYPDLFALILVLLLTGLLAFGVSESALVNKIFTGINLVVLGFVIISGFVKGDSANWNLTVEDFMNSTNVTNPETIASMFGSGGFAPFGFKGILSGAATCFYAFVGFDCIATTSEEAKNPMRSIPIGIVASLLICFFAYFGVSAALTLMMPYYSLNTQSPLPEAFSHVGWGPARYIVAVGSLCALSTSLLGSMFPMPRVIYAMAEDGLLFRFLSRMNEKTKTPMLATIVSGFVAALMAFLFDLAALVDLMSIGTLLAYSLVAVCVLILRYQPGSLNSASQSEKLVELIGEEKVAMTAGDSTDEDSPELESRRPLKERFSWRLLLNPICDSPTKTSGTIVYVTTAIISVLFTVLCMVLAVWPAELLDGQPGPLVACVLLIVLSVFCTAIIWRQPESKEALTFKVPLLPLLPLVSIFINVYLMMQLDLATWCRFAVWMVIGFLIYFAYGMWHSMDGASGSSQKYEPALQSKTPIYLGRDESEVEAMTP